The Mesorhizobium sp. M3A.F.Ca.ET.080.04.2.1 genome contains the following window.
CGGGCCTATGCCGACATGACGGGGGCGGCATCGGCGACCGACCTGAAGACCGTAGAGGGCCTGCTCTCGGATGTTCCCGAGGCCTCGATGACCATCTACCGGCTCGCTTCCGGCCTGCGCGACGGCCAGTCCGGCGATGGTGAGTTCCGGCTGGCGCAATCCATCAAGCCGGGCGCGGAGCCCGGGGCGCGCTGGTATCGCGCCCGGGCGCGAGCCTTCAGCGTGCCCGGCCAACGCCTGCCGATGCTCGCCTGGCAGCTCGCCGACATCTCGCAGGAGCGGGCCGAGCAGGAGCGCTTCTTCCTCGATCTGCAGAAAGCCATCGATCATCTGGATCACGCGCCGGCCGGTTTCTTCTCGGCCGACCAGGAGGGTCGCGTCACCTATATCAATGCCACCCTTGCCGAATGGCTCGGCATCGACCTTGCCAGCTTCACTCCGGGAGCCATCACGCTGCCGGAAGTCGTCGCCGGCGACGGTATGGCGCTGGTCCGTTCGGTCAAGGCCGATCCCGGCACGACGCGCAATGCCGTCATCGACCTCGACCTGACGACGATGAGCGGTCAAGCCTTGCCGGTCCGCTTCATGCACCGCGTTTCGGCGAGCCGCGAGGGCGTCAACGGCCCGACCCGCACCATCGTGCTCAACCGCACCCAGGGCGAAGACGCATCCGCGGACCTGCGCGCATCGGAAGTCCGCTTCACCCGCTTCTTCAATTCGACGCCGATGGCAATTGCCGGCGTCGATGCCAGCGGCCGCATCCTGCGTACCAACGCGCCGTTCCTGTCACTGTTCTCCTCCGTCGTCGACCGCGATGCCGTCGACCGCCGGGTGCGGCTGGACACTGTCGTCCACGAACGCGACCGCCCCGCTTTCGCCGTCGCCTTCGAGAAGGCGCGCCAGCGCCAAGCCGACATAGACCCGATCGATACCGTGCTGCCGGGCAACGAGAACAGGCACGTGCGCTTCTACGTCAACGCCGTCGCCGACGGTACCGGCGGCGAGGGGGCGGAGGAATCGGCCATCGTCTATGCCGTCGAGACGACCGAGCAGAAGGCGCTCGAAGGCCAGATGGCGCAGAGCCAGAAGATGCAGGCGGTCGGCCAGCTCGCCGGCGGCATCGCGCACGATTTCAACAATGTGCTCACCGCCATCATCATGGCATCCGATCTTCTGCTCACCAACCACCGGCCGTCGGATCCGTCCTTCCCCGACATCATGAACATCAAGCAGAACGCCAACCGCGCGGCATCGCTGGTCAGGCAATTGCTCGCCTTCTCGCGCAAGCAGACGCTGCGGCCGGAAGTGCTCAACCTGACCGATGTTCTGGCGGACCTGCGGATGCTGCTTGCGCGCCTCGTGGGCAATGACATAAAGCTCAAGATCGACCACGGCCGGGACCTGTGGCCAATCAAGGTTGATATCGGCCAGTTCGAGCAGGTGGTGGTCAACCTCGCCGTCAACGCGCGCGACGCCATGCCTGGCGGGGGCGACCTGACGGTGCGCACCCGCAACGTCATGAGCGACGAATGCAAGTCCTTCCCCTATCGCGAGCTCACGCCGGCCGACTATGTGCTGGTTGAGGTCGAGGATACCGGCAGCGGCATTGCGCCCGAAGTGCTGAAGAAGATCTTCGAACCGTTCTTCACCACCAAGGAGGTCGGCAAAGGCACAGGCCTCGGCCTCTCGATGGTGTACGGCATCATCAAGCAGACCGGCGGCTTCATCTATTGCGATTCCGAGGTCGGCAAGGGTTCGGTCTTCCGGATATTCCTGCCGCGTCATGTCGCCGAGGTGAAGAAGGCGAGCGAGTCCGGCGAGGCTGCGGCCGCGGCGGCGCCGGCAAAGCCGCCCGAGGCGGCCAGGGATCTGTCCGGCTCGGCCACCGTGCTTCTGGTGGAGGATGAGGACGCGGTGCGCATGGGGGGTGTGCGGGCGCTGACCTCGCGCGGCTACACCGTCCACGAAGCGTCCTCCGGAGTCGAGGCCCTGGAAGTGTTCGAAGCCCTTGGCGGCAAGGTCGACATCGTCGTCTCCGACGTGGTGATGCCCGAAATGGACGGGCCGACGCTGCTCGGCGAATTGCGCAAGCGGCAGCACGACATCAAATTCGTCTTCGTTTCAGGCTATGCCGAGGACGCCTTCGCCAAGAACCTGCCGGCCGACGCGCATTTCGGCTTCCTGCCGAAACCGTTCTCGCTGAAGCAACTGGCGACGATCGTCAAGGAAGTGCTGGAATCCTGACAAGTTGCTTGCGTTGCGCGAGACTGTCATGATGGTAAATGGGACCAATCATGGGGGTGGTAGCGCGTGACGCCGCACAACGACGCGGAGAGGGGGGATTTCGCCGAGACGGTGCTTCTGCCCGGCGATCCCGAGCGCGCGCAGTGGATGGCCGAAACCTTCCTGGAAAGGCCGCGCTGCGTCAATCGCCGCCGCGGCGCTCTCGGTTTCACCGGCCGGTTCCGCGGCAAGGCGGTCAGCATCCAGTCGACCGGGATCGGCGGTTCGTCCTTCCTGATCTACGCCCACGAGCTGCTGGACTATCACGGCGTGAAGACGCTGATCCGCACCGGCACGTGCGGTGCCCTTGCCGAAGCCGTGGCGCTGCGGGGCGTCGTCATTTCGGGCGCCGTCCGCGCCGAAGGCCCGATCAGCGGAGACGTGTTCGGGCTTTACGAGCCGGCGGGGCCGGATCCGGCGCTGCATGCGCTGGCGGTACGGCGCGCTGCCGATCTCGGCATCACCTGCAGCGCGGGGCTGACGGTGTGCAGCGACATATTCTATCACCCGCAAGGCCGCGACCGATTTGACGAAGCACGCACTCTGGGCGCGCTGGCGGTCGATATGGAAACCAGCGCGCTCTACCGTATCTCGGCACAGTTTGGCGCGCGCGCCCTGTCGCTGCTGACGGTGGTCGACCATGTCGTCACCGGCGAGCAGACCGAGTATTCCGAACGCCAGGCACTGTTCACCGACATGACGCGGCTGGCACTCGAAGTGGCGGCGGAAAGCTAGCGGTTGAGCGTTTGATGAAGCGCTGACCCCTCGGACGAGCGCTGCGCAAACGACTTCAGCTATCTCTTGGTGCAGGTCGAGGCGGTGAAGGCGCCGTCGGGCTGCTTCATGATGATGTCGAAGGACGGGCCGGCCGGGTCATCGAGCGTCGCCTGCGTCAAGGAAATCGAGTTGCCGCCGCTGGTGTAGCCGCCGAGCGGACCGAGCCAGCTGATCTCGCCGTTGGGGTTAATCTGGTAATTGTAAGCCTGCGGTGCGCCGCCGAAGCTGACCGGGCCGCTGTAGAGATCGCCCTTGATGGTGATGTCGCCGAGGTTGAGGAACATGCCGAGCAGGTAGACTTCGCAATGGTAAACGCCGTCCGGCATCTTGCCTTCGGCGAAGCCGGCGCGGGCGCCGCTCGCGGCAGACAAGAAAAACAGGAAGCTCAGGACAATTCGCAGGATCATGACGTCGCTCGTTTGCGCGGCGACCTTGCCCTATTTTGCGGTTGCATCGCAACCGCCGCCGAGTTCCGCTGCTGCAGCCCGGATCCATATTTGGCAAGCCGAGTCACTGGGTGAAATCCAGGCAGTCCTGCGCAAAGTTTCGTCAGTATCTGGGTGCGACCGGGTTCTCCGCTGCTTGGCGGTTTAGCGGTAACCAATTGAAAATATGGATTATCCTGGCATCCAAGCGGCGGCCCGCGGTTTGGCATGTCGATTGCAAGGCTTATTGCGCATTGGTCTTGTCGCCCAATGACGCGGCGATCCGTAAGGACCGATCGGCGGCCGCAAGTGGCAGACCGACACAAGCGTTGCCTTCGAGGGGAAGGCGCCCGGCCGGAGCACGGCGAACGACCGCACCCGGCCGGGCATCAATTTGCAGACAGACGAAAATCGTCCCGGCCGCGCGAGAGGGCAAACTCTGGCGCGTCGAGGGCCGCGTGCTAGTCTTTTCCCGGCCTTGGTGAGTCGGCCGCTTTCCGTACCAGTCGCGAATGAGGGGGAGCGCGTGCGCTCAGCCGGCAAGCTCCACGCAAGCAAGCCTGCCTAGCCTTCCAAAACAGTGATTGTCGGTCAATGCGTCCAACCACGACTTGCCAGGGGACGGCGATGGAACGTTTTGTCGAGGACTATCAGAAGCGACGCCTCACCGAACGCGTCGACATCATGACGGCGATCAGCATCCTGATGTCGCAAGGCTACGAAGAGCATGAACTGATCGGGGAAATGACCAAGGTTTTTTACGTCGACCTCGACGCCTACAACGAGGTGCTCGGACGGCACTGACCCCGAAGCCAGAGCTGCGGCTCAGTCGGTGCGACGACGGTCGAACGCGCGGTTACGGCCGCGCTCTTTGGCAGCGCAAGCGCTTTGTCGGCGGCGCTGGGCACCTTGTCGAAGCTCGACCTTCGCAACCTGCGTTATAGGATCATTACCGACAATAGCAGCACAAAGCCGATCGCCATCATCAGCAGGCCCGGCCAATTCTGTGAAAGGCCGAGGAAGCGCAGGCCGCGCCGTCGGGGCTCGAGCGTTGGGCCAGGCGTTGCGAGGGGTGGCTTGGGGCGATCCGAAGCTGCAGGTGCCGGATCGCTAAGTTGCCCGCGCCAGAGGACTGCACCCGCCATATACACAACCCCGGCGACAGTAAGCACCGCCCCGATGAGGATGACAGTCATATCACCTCGCTTTCTCCGGGTCTCCCGATGCCGCGGCCCTTGGCAGCGTTCTGCTAAGCCCAGCCGCTATGAAAACCGGCCCCTGGCGAATAGGCAAAACGGTCCAGCTGCCCGGCAAGTTCCGACGGAGCTACGCAAAGTGTGTCCACCCAAGAAGGCTTCCGGTTGCGCAGTGAAGGCTCGCCGCTTCAAGTCACCCGCTTCATTAGTGCCATGGCGCCGAAGGGCGCACGCACCTTGCCTTCGGTGATGAAGTAGACGAACACGTCGCGCGGCTTCGCCGGCGCGTCGGTCTCGGAATCGACGCGCGGCAGGTCGGACGGCTGTTTGCCCTCAGCCCAGGTTTTCACGCGTGCCGCCCATTCGTCGAGAGCCCTCGGCGTGTAGCAGTCCGGA
Protein-coding sequences here:
- a CDS encoding ATP-binding protein — protein: MAKETRGDFYPVPIVDQNTRPGAVARLIVFIVVLTGAAIVFGLFRERLGDPFLLGMLGVLAMIGVGFLFATAIGFVQIAPRSTSDELSKAFVDSMSQGLLVTDTKGRVIYANRAYADMTGAASATDLKTVEGLLSDVPEASMTIYRLASGLRDGQSGDGEFRLAQSIKPGAEPGARWYRARARAFSVPGQRLPMLAWQLADISQERAEQERFFLDLQKAIDHLDHAPAGFFSADQEGRVTYINATLAEWLGIDLASFTPGAITLPEVVAGDGMALVRSVKADPGTTRNAVIDLDLTTMSGQALPVRFMHRVSASREGVNGPTRTIVLNRTQGEDASADLRASEVRFTRFFNSTPMAIAGVDASGRILRTNAPFLSLFSSVVDRDAVDRRVRLDTVVHERDRPAFAVAFEKARQRQADIDPIDTVLPGNENRHVRFYVNAVADGTGGEGAEESAIVYAVETTEQKALEGQMAQSQKMQAVGQLAGGIAHDFNNVLTAIIMASDLLLTNHRPSDPSFPDIMNIKQNANRAASLVRQLLAFSRKQTLRPEVLNLTDVLADLRMLLARLVGNDIKLKIDHGRDLWPIKVDIGQFEQVVVNLAVNARDAMPGGGDLTVRTRNVMSDECKSFPYRELTPADYVLVEVEDTGSGIAPEVLKKIFEPFFTTKEVGKGTGLGLSMVYGIIKQTGGFIYCDSEVGKGSVFRIFLPRHVAEVKKASESGEAAAAAAPAKPPEAARDLSGSATVLLVEDEDAVRMGGVRALTSRGYTVHEASSGVEALEVFEALGGKVDIVVSDVVMPEMDGPTLLGELRKRQHDIKFVFVSGYAEDAFAKNLPADAHFGFLPKPFSLKQLATIVKEVLES
- a CDS encoding DeoD-type purine-nucleoside phosphorylase translates to MTPHNDAERGDFAETVLLPGDPERAQWMAETFLERPRCVNRRRGALGFTGRFRGKAVSIQSTGIGGSSFLIYAHELLDYHGVKTLIRTGTCGALAEAVALRGVVISGAVRAEGPISGDVFGLYEPAGPDPALHALAVRRAADLGITCSAGLTVCSDIFYHPQGRDRFDEARTLGALAVDMETSALYRISAQFGARALSLLTVVDHVVTGEQTEYSERQALFTDMTRLALEVAAES